The following are from one region of the Mauremys reevesii isolate NIE-2019 linkage group 2, ASM1616193v1, whole genome shotgun sequence genome:
- the CLUL1 gene encoding clusterin-like protein 1 isoform X3, whose translation MKLCWLFLIYLLWLRGHQCAPIKEEEINPWEHLKILSEVGEKYVDEEVKKALVGVKQMKVMMERNEDKHVHLMKTLKKSSGEKQEALRLMDEVKEQLEEEERQCQVSLRNLWDECKTCLESNCMRFYTTCQHGLSTFTSKVEDFFRKMSPLTFTFHEDQDLQLNEKPEKEDAQLVQMEDLFSQLLSDVSTIFDKSFAFFKQMQKEFDQSFQIYFMSDPDLTEPYYLPAFPEEPIRNSGLQKDWGMPGFLQVFFDFSKTLFEGISEVITEAFDEYTDNTRDLPEQAKDSDKSGMFSKIIPGHKRALCKELRQNSSGCPQFHERCQKCQDNLMRDCPNVPELHIKFDEAFKLVNISGEQYEQILQVIQRHTEDTSYLLSKMKERFGWVSELSNMTIGPENIFNIVKVSPSVQGTDSSSLNETVVHVNILTSPTFTIKVPHDLVIGSSEFIEFVAGKALQLYKQNF comes from the exons ATGAAGTTGTGTTGGCTATTTCTGATATACCTGTTATGGCTGAGGGGCCATCAGTGTGCACCTATAAAGGAGGAGGAAATCAATCCATGGGAACACCTGAAAA ttttatcTGAAGTTGGTGAGAAATATGTAGACGAAGAGGTAAAGAAAGCTCTGGTAGGCGTTAAGCAGATGAAAGTTATGATGGAAAGAAATGAAGATAAACACGTACATCTGATGAAAACCTTGAAGAAGAGCAGTGGAGAAAAGCAG GAAGCTCTGCGGCTTATGGACGAAGTGAAAGAACAATTAGAGGAAGAAGAAAGACAATGTCAGGTGTCTCTGAGAAATCTCTGGGATGAATGTAAAACTTGTTTAGAAAGTAACTGCATGAGATTTTATACAACCTGCCAGCATGGTTTGTCAACATTTACAAGTAAG GTTGAAGATTTTTTCAGGAAAATGTCTCCGTTGACTTTTACTTTTCATGAGGATCAAGATCTCCAGTTAAATGAAAAGCCCGAGAAAGAAGACGCCCAGTTAGTACAAATGGAAGATTTATTTAGCCAGCTGTTATCGGATGTGAGCACAATATTTGATAAAAGCTTTGCTTTTTTCAAACAGATGCAAAAAGAATTTGATCAatcttttcaaatatatttcatgTCTGATCCGGACTTAACTGAGCCTTACTATCTGCCTGCTTTCCCCGAGGAGCCTATAAGAAACAGTGGTTTGCAGAAAGACTGGGGTATGCCAGGCTTCCTTCAGGTATTTTTTGACTTCAGCAAGACTCTGTTTGAAGGTATCAGCGAGGTGATTACTGAAGCATTTGATGAATACACAGACAATACAAGAGATTTGCCAGAACAAGCCAAAG ATTCTGACAAAAGTGGCATGTTTTCAAAGATCATACCAGGACACAAGAGAGCTCTGTGTAAAGAGCTCCGTCAGAATTCATCAGGATGCCCACAGTTTCATGAGAGATGCCAGAAATGTCAGGATAACCTGATGAGAG actgTCCAAATGTCCCTGAACTACACATAAAGTTTGATGAAGCCTTTAAGCTGGTTAATATCTCGGGTGAACAGTATGAGCAGATCCTCCAGGTGATTCAGCGTCACACAGAAGACACTTCCTACTTGTTGAGCAAAATGAAAGAAAGGTTCGGGTGGGTGTCAGAACTATCCAACATGACCATCGGACCAGAAAACATTTTCAATATAGTAAAG GTGTCACCAAGTGTCCAAGGAACAGATTCTTCCAGTCTGAATGAAACAGTGGTGCATGTGAATATTCTGACTTCACCTACTTTCACAATTAAGGTTCCTCATGATTTAGTTATAGGGAGCTCTGAATTCATTGAATTTGTAGCTGGGAAAGCTTTGCAACTTTACAAGCAGAATTTTTAA
- the CLUL1 gene encoding clusterin-like protein 1 isoform X2 produces MSPNRLSVLRENMKLCWLFLIYLLWLRGHQCAPIKEEEINPWEHLKILSEVGEKYVDEEVKKALVGVKQMKVMMERNEDKHVHLMKTLKKSSGEKQEALRLMDEVKEQLEEEERQCQVSLRNLWDECKTCLESNCMRFYTTCQHGLSTFTSKVEDFFRKMSPLTFTFHEDQDLQLNEKPEKEDAQLVQMEDLFSQLLSDVSTIFDKSFAFFKQMQKEFDQSFQIYFMSDPDLTEPYYLPAFPEEPIRNSGLQKDWGMPGFLQVFFDFSKTLFEGISEVITEAFDEYTDNTRDLPEQAKDSDKSGMFSKIIPGHKRALCKELRQNSSGCPQFHERCQKCQDNLMRDCPNVPELHIKFDEAFKLVNISGEQYEQILQVIQRHTEDTSYLLSKMKERFGWVSELSNMTIGPENIFNIVKVSPSVQGTDSSSLNETVVHVNILTSPTFTIKVPHDLVIGSSEFIEFVAGKALQLYKQNF; encoded by the exons AGAGAACATGAAGTTGTGTTGGCTATTTCTGATATACCTGTTATGGCTGAGGGGCCATCAGTGTGCACCTATAAAGGAGGAGGAAATCAATCCATGGGAACACCTGAAAA ttttatcTGAAGTTGGTGAGAAATATGTAGACGAAGAGGTAAAGAAAGCTCTGGTAGGCGTTAAGCAGATGAAAGTTATGATGGAAAGAAATGAAGATAAACACGTACATCTGATGAAAACCTTGAAGAAGAGCAGTGGAGAAAAGCAG GAAGCTCTGCGGCTTATGGACGAAGTGAAAGAACAATTAGAGGAAGAAGAAAGACAATGTCAGGTGTCTCTGAGAAATCTCTGGGATGAATGTAAAACTTGTTTAGAAAGTAACTGCATGAGATTTTATACAACCTGCCAGCATGGTTTGTCAACATTTACAAGTAAG GTTGAAGATTTTTTCAGGAAAATGTCTCCGTTGACTTTTACTTTTCATGAGGATCAAGATCTCCAGTTAAATGAAAAGCCCGAGAAAGAAGACGCCCAGTTAGTACAAATGGAAGATTTATTTAGCCAGCTGTTATCGGATGTGAGCACAATATTTGATAAAAGCTTTGCTTTTTTCAAACAGATGCAAAAAGAATTTGATCAatcttttcaaatatatttcatgTCTGATCCGGACTTAACTGAGCCTTACTATCTGCCTGCTTTCCCCGAGGAGCCTATAAGAAACAGTGGTTTGCAGAAAGACTGGGGTATGCCAGGCTTCCTTCAGGTATTTTTTGACTTCAGCAAGACTCTGTTTGAAGGTATCAGCGAGGTGATTACTGAAGCATTTGATGAATACACAGACAATACAAGAGATTTGCCAGAACAAGCCAAAG ATTCTGACAAAAGTGGCATGTTTTCAAAGATCATACCAGGACACAAGAGAGCTCTGTGTAAAGAGCTCCGTCAGAATTCATCAGGATGCCCACAGTTTCATGAGAGATGCCAGAAATGTCAGGATAACCTGATGAGAG actgTCCAAATGTCCCTGAACTACACATAAAGTTTGATGAAGCCTTTAAGCTGGTTAATATCTCGGGTGAACAGTATGAGCAGATCCTCCAGGTGATTCAGCGTCACACAGAAGACACTTCCTACTTGTTGAGCAAAATGAAAGAAAGGTTCGGGTGGGTGTCAGAACTATCCAACATGACCATCGGACCAGAAAACATTTTCAATATAGTAAAG GTGTCACCAAGTGTCCAAGGAACAGATTCTTCCAGTCTGAATGAAACAGTGGTGCATGTGAATATTCTGACTTCACCTACTTTCACAATTAAGGTTCCTCATGATTTAGTTATAGGGAGCTCTGAATTCATTGAATTTGTAGCTGGGAAAGCTTTGCAACTTTACAAGCAGAATTTTTAA